The segment gttatttaaaaactaactGATGAAAGTTTTTCAAACTGAAGTCAACATGAACTTTTAACCAAGGGCTGAGTTAAATATAGTCGGCCGAACTGCCTCCcctataattaacaaaattttgactGACGGTAATCCTTGAGTGGAAGTGACTTCTGGAACAGCTTTAGCgttatgtatttaaaaataaaataacaataacatatttttaatctcaaaCGTTTTATTGAATTAGCAAAAATATTGCGAACAATTACATTCTTAAACTCTGTACCTACGTACATATATCGGTATTTAATATCTGCGTATCTATATCAAAACACTTTGGTTTGTTGAAAGAATGATTTCTAAACGTAAATAAATTGGTATAGAtaacaaacaacaataataatggcATAAATTTGTactccaaaaatatttaaatagttaaTATGTAACATTCTTGCACAAACAACcgttttaaaagcaaaaaatgccAGATATGGCATTTTCAGTCCAAAAGATTAATGAAAATGTCTTTTACGGTTTACTTTAAGGTTGCTAACTGTAAAAGAACATTTAAAGgacaaagaaaaaacaaatacttatCAAGTTTTTGTGGTTATTTGGGAAGATGATTGTAAGTGCAACCTGCATCTTTACACCTGCCATTCACTTGAAACGGACACATTATTCCAAATGGATCCAATCCTTGCCTCctaaaaatatgcaatttatcACAAGCACTGCCTGATTACCAATTACAACTACTTCTACAATAAGATGAATTAACATAAAGTATGTGCCGGGTATAGGCCGCACCTGTGCGACAAAGTTTTTGTAAATCAAAGTAGTATGAATcagtgtaaatattttttggaaggGTTTCATATTGACTGCGTGCggcaaattattttatagcaCAACAATATCTAATTGAATTGACAGAAAAATACATCTAACGCGTGCGAAAGTATCTTTGCCGCACTCGGTTGCTGACTGAAGTGAAGTATCACTTTCCGCTTTTGGCACGTAAATAATAGTTTCATTAAGTTTTATGTCGCTCTCAGCTTATAATTAATATCACATAAGACAGTTCATATACAAGACTATTTATACTTTCCACCCAGATTCTTCTGATCCTCACCTTCGAGTGAAATCCAAAGGCGAAACGTACTTCACTTTATCCAGCTTTCTATTACAGAGATCAGTATTTTTGGCCAGCCATGCCATCCCTTCCTCATTCGTCTCGAGgaatttattaatgttattaGAACCTATAATGCTCGACTCTGCTTCTTCACAACCCCCGTCGTCTGTGGTATTGTGTtgccaattaatttttaaatcattcaCTGTTTGATTAGAAGGCAATGTCACATGTCTTAAGAGGGTTTCGAAAGGAACGCTTGTGCTTGATGACGGTGAATTGGAAACAATGGGAGGGGGTTTGACAGGTGTTGAAGTTACAAAGGCATGTGTGGGTTTAGGTACTGGGTTGTCAATTACCGAGCtgaaaaacacgaaaataaaCGGCCTGCATGTAGTTGTTGTGCTCAAGGTGAACTGTAACACACCTGGAGtccaatttttccttttcttctgCAAGTTCCTTCACCAAACTTATCATACTTTTATGTAGTTGATTTTGTTGATCTCTAGCCCCTGCCAATAGACTCATTAATCGTTCTACTTCATTATCCCAGTGCTTCTGCTGTTTACTAACTTCGTTCAGTTTTTTAACTAATGGCCGAAAGCATTTGTACCGCTCTTGTATCTGTAATcttttttcatcgaaaaatactttaatgCCATTcgtattgtaaattttattctcaGTTTGTTTATTGGAACATAGCATGACATTTGGGTATACAGTTTGTCCAAGATTTGGTTTAAATGTCTTGGGATATCGGAAACTATCAGAGTTACGAAGTCGGTTACATGGGGAAAGTTCTAGGTAATTATATTGGTAACGTAATGGTGAAAATGGGGCTCTCTACCCGCGTAAGTTTACGATAAGTTTTGAGATAACCAAACTGCGAATACTTTTCTTAAGTCACTTTTTGAATGGAATACGACTGTGAAGGTGACATTATAAGATAACGTTTCGTGTTTTTACCCATCATCATGTGTTATTTTTGTTGATTATTATACAGTAGAAAAAATGTCTCAATCACAtgaaacaagatgcatttaTTGCTTCagtagaaattaatattttcacaaaacaCATTTTCCAATACCCAAATCACAagactaaattttaaatatcaaaatttgacttaAATTACTAACAAATCAACTTGAGGTGTCATTTAATGTTCATGTAGGTGGAAAGTGACAAACCGAAGTAATGTCTGCTCGGTGGTTCCTATTGGTTCTAGGCGCAAGAGAGGTGGAAAGTGActgtcaaaaattgaaattttcacctGACCAAAACATAAGAAAACTGACTTTCTAACTCCTACTGTTTCCGAGTTCGCCATATTGAAATTCGAATTTGTGACACTGCGTAGAGTACACAACGTACTTTTCTCTCAAGTCTAATGGATTCCAAAGGAACGCAAAAAATGTAGATAAGATAATTAAGACTGACTTACAGGCTTCAGAGCAAATATTGCATTAAAACAGTCATTAATTGAACAGCATtacttaatataaaaaagaacCGCTTGAAGCTATAGAACAATTTACAACACTTATTAGTGCCACTGTCATGGTGattcaagaataaaaatatatttgtcaAAGTTCCACAGAGAGTTTCAcacaatttagaaaaatatcaatatgtaAGGAGAGGCGGTAGTCAAATAGTACTaaaattaaccttttttttatcacctcAGGAAAGAAATTTCAGGTCAATTGATTCGGAATTACTATTCGATCAAGACCTCTGTGATAGCATAAAACTGAGACTCATCAAGAATTTGATGTTTAACACTTTGCCTTGTTGTAGATAGTGTAGTTGactgtaaaaaataaacagatgATGTACCTTCCATCTTTAATTGTCTGAATTTGCTTCAGGATATCCCTTAGCTCAGATTCCTTCCACTTCTCTTGCTCCCTTTCAGCTGCAATTAACTCCTGGTGCTGGAATTCCTTTATTCTTGTTTCATATTTAAGGGGTAGCTGCACCTGATGAGTATCTATAGTTTGTGTGGACTGTGTGTGCCAAATTTTAGGTTGGGTTTTAAGGGAAGAAACCACTCTGGATTTCACATTTATTGAGGAAACTGCgggagtttttttaattgcactgTTCAAACCATTATTTAGTTTAGAGTTTAATGAGTTTATAGGAAgatttttggttttgtttgtttttgtcaCATTCACAACACCAAGGTTCAAATCAGAGGTTGATCCTTTTTTAATGTTACCACTTTTAAATGCTAAACCTCGTAAATCGGCACCAAGATAACTAGTATTCTGGGAGTTTTTCTTAGTTTTCAATTGAGCATGCTTTaacttaatcaaattttgtagttttttatATTCCTCTCTCTTGTTTGCAGGcagaaattttaatgcagATTTTTCTAAATCATTAAGTTTTGGCCCTGTTTGAGGTTTTGGGGTCACAATAGAAGACTTTATTGACTGGACTATTTGCACATGCCCTTTTCCATTTAATGCCTTCCTAATCACAGGTTTGATAATTGTTCTATTATGTTCACTAATCTTTgcaatctcaatttttttttgtttgtttctgCTCAGTTTATTTTCAGCCATTTGCCTTTGTTCCCTGAGAAACTTATCCACACTGCTATCAATTTGTTCTTGTAAATGAGTACTTTGTATCACAAGCTGTGgactttgtttttttacaggcgACTTCTCAGAGTTACTACCTATATCCAGATCAGAATCAGAATCTGAGTTAACTCTTATTATTAAAGGTTTTACTTGGGGAGCAACCCGGGGAATCATTACTGAAGGTTTTACGAAAGGCTTGGTGACGGCTATTTCTGGATTAACAACTTTATTAAACTTATTTTGTACggtaaaattgttatttaatttaaatacgttgatttttttcaaaagatttttgttAGTTTGCTGCTGCAGCTTTTTGGGTAGCTTCTCAGTACTTGTTAGCTTGGGggtttcattaattatttttttggacaTTGATGCAAGTAAAAGGGCTCTTAAAACATCCTCATCTTCTTCTGGAGAAACTGGGACATTACCGGATTCATGACCAGCTGCTGTAGAATTTTGTGTGGGATCTATTCCAGTTTCGGTTATTTTCTCTTCACCGCTAGTATTCTCAGAGTTGTTACTGCTATTTTCCTTATTTGTCTCATCTATTGTctgactttttttctttttccttagTCTATTACCAAACTTACTATTTAGTGCCGTTTTAAGGGCATCCAGTCTAAGTTGTATTAGTTCATTATCTATCTCATCATTTTCTTTTACCTCCTCTGCAATACTATTTCTGTTATCATTGACCTGTTCAGCTTGTGCAATCTTATTCTTTCTATTTTCTGGAGTCACTTCTTGGTGAACTTCTTGCACTTCGTTACAAGTACT is part of the Euwallacea fornicatus isolate EFF26 chromosome 8, ASM4011564v1, whole genome shotgun sequence genome and harbors:
- the LOC136340778 gene encoding girdin isoform X2, yielding MNNIIAMPLAIDDGLEEGEIVSDDLEAISDDSLVSTPLDVAEIQRPGPSKRKRTQRRHKKSSRRCNVNSDSSNTCSNFLRNSLKHQLKAAIHIESEDAHRNSLKTRLRGMVSNNSTSESDSGEKMLAVRETTPVDVSSVIIISSDSPSTCNEVQEVHQEVTPENRKNKIAQAEQVNDNRNSIAEEVKENDEIDNELIQLRLDALKTALNSKFGNRLRKKKKSQTIDETNKENSSNNSENTSGEEKITETGIDPTQNSTAAGHESGNVPVSPEEDEDVLRALLLASMSKKIINETPKLTSTEKLPKKLQQQTNKNLLKKINVFKLNNNFTVQNKFNKVVNPEIAVTKPFVKPSVMIPRVAPQVKPLIIRVNSDSDSDLDIGSNSEKSPVKKQSPQLVIQSTHLQEQIDSSVDKFLREQRQMAENKLSRNKQKKIEIAKISEHNRTIIKPVIRKALNGKGHVQIVQSIKSSIVTPKPQTGPKLNDLEKSALKFLPANKREEYKKLQNLIKLKHAQLKTKKNSQNTSYLGADLRGLAFKSGNIKKGSTSDLNLGVVNVTKTNKTKNLPINSLNSKLNNGLNSAIKKTPAVSSINVKSRVVSSLKTQPKIWHTQSTQTIDTHQVQLPLKYETRIKEFQHQELIAAEREQEKWKESELRDILKQIQTIKDGRLQIQERYKCFRPLVKKLNEVSKQQKHWDNEVERLMSLLAGARDQQNQLHKSMISLVKELAEEKEKLDSSSVIDNPVPKPTHAFVTSTPVKPPPIVSNSPSSSTSVPFETLLRHVTLPSNQTVNDLKINWQHNTTDDGGCEEAESSIIGSNNINKFLETNEEGMAWLAKNTDLCNRKLDKVKYVSPLDFTRRRQGLDPFGIMCPFQVNGRCKDAGCTYNHLPK
- the LOC136340778 gene encoding girdin isoform X1, whose product is MNNIIAMPLAIDDGLEEGEIVSDDLEAISDDSLVSTPLGKSLNPRDNLPALSLSSLSDVAEIQRPGPSKRKRTQRRHKKSSRRCNVNSDSSNTCSNFLRNSLKHQLKAAIHIESEDAHRNSLKTRLRGMVSNNSTSESDSGEKMLAVRETTPVDVSSVIIISSDSPSTCNEVQEVHQEVTPENRKNKIAQAEQVNDNRNSIAEEVKENDEIDNELIQLRLDALKTALNSKFGNRLRKKKKSQTIDETNKENSSNNSENTSGEEKITETGIDPTQNSTAAGHESGNVPVSPEEDEDVLRALLLASMSKKIINETPKLTSTEKLPKKLQQQTNKNLLKKINVFKLNNNFTVQNKFNKVVNPEIAVTKPFVKPSVMIPRVAPQVKPLIIRVNSDSDSDLDIGSNSEKSPVKKQSPQLVIQSTHLQEQIDSSVDKFLREQRQMAENKLSRNKQKKIEIAKISEHNRTIIKPVIRKALNGKGHVQIVQSIKSSIVTPKPQTGPKLNDLEKSALKFLPANKREEYKKLQNLIKLKHAQLKTKKNSQNTSYLGADLRGLAFKSGNIKKGSTSDLNLGVVNVTKTNKTKNLPINSLNSKLNNGLNSAIKKTPAVSSINVKSRVVSSLKTQPKIWHTQSTQTIDTHQVQLPLKYETRIKEFQHQELIAAEREQEKWKESELRDILKQIQTIKDGRLQIQERYKCFRPLVKKLNEVSKQQKHWDNEVERLMSLLAGARDQQNQLHKSMISLVKELAEEKEKLDSSSVIDNPVPKPTHAFVTSTPVKPPPIVSNSPSSSTSVPFETLLRHVTLPSNQTVNDLKINWQHNTTDDGGCEEAESSIIGSNNINKFLETNEEGMAWLAKNTDLCNRKLDKVKYVSPLDFTRRRQGLDPFGIMCPFQVNGRCKDAGCTYNHLPK